One segment of Aquimarina sp. BL5 DNA contains the following:
- a CDS encoding succinylglutamate desuccinylase/aspartoacylase family protein, with product MIKTRTFLFTFLLASTFATAQKPFIFQNKSVTSGNKHHFKIPVISKKDSTFIPVTIFHGSKPGPVLGITAGIHGYEYPPILAAQQLNQKINPKQLSGTIILVQIANIPAFLGRSPFLNPLDNKNLNRSFPGAPTGSITERIAHTITTQVIAKSDFFVDMHAGDAPEDLRSYNAWYQSKALPEVSKKGREMALAMGFDYSIIFNIPEERLKEPSLYCSQEAFHRKIPSVDIECGSLGIPSKAKTDRIVNGMFSLFEHLQMLDISTKSTKTKPTIIAKRFTIKSKSTGLFYTTKKAGDLIKKGESVGYITDFFGNILENIEAPQSGMILYMIGTPPINKNDTIMNIGILP from the coding sequence ATGATAAAGACTAGAACATTTTTATTTACATTTCTACTTGCTTCAACTTTTGCAACAGCTCAAAAACCTTTTATTTTCCAAAATAAGTCCGTTACATCTGGTAACAAACATCATTTTAAGATACCAGTAATCAGTAAAAAGGATAGTACGTTTATTCCTGTTACAATATTTCATGGTTCAAAACCAGGACCAGTTCTAGGTATTACAGCCGGAATTCATGGGTATGAATATCCTCCGATCCTAGCGGCTCAACAATTAAATCAAAAAATTAACCCTAAACAATTATCAGGCACCATTATTTTGGTTCAAATAGCCAATATTCCTGCTTTTTTAGGCAGAAGTCCATTTTTAAACCCATTGGATAACAAGAACTTAAATCGCTCTTTTCCGGGAGCCCCCACAGGTTCAATAACCGAGCGCATAGCGCATACAATAACGACACAAGTAATTGCCAAATCTGATTTTTTTGTAGATATGCATGCCGGAGATGCGCCAGAAGATTTGCGTTCGTATAATGCTTGGTATCAAAGCAAGGCACTTCCTGAAGTTTCTAAAAAAGGTAGAGAAATGGCATTGGCTATGGGGTTTGATTACTCTATTATTTTTAATATTCCTGAAGAAAGACTCAAAGAACCTAGCTTATATTGTTCTCAAGAAGCTTTCCATCGTAAAATACCTTCAGTGGATATTGAGTGTGGAAGTCTAGGTATTCCCAGTAAAGCCAAAACGGATAGAATTGTCAATGGGATGTTTTCTTTATTCGAACATCTACAAATGTTAGATATTAGTACTAAATCTACTAAAACCAAACCAACAATTATAGCCAAGAGATTTACAATCAAAAGTAAATCAACCGGTCTTTTTTACACTACGAAAAAAGCCGGTGATCTTATTAAAAAGGGAGAATCTGTTGGTTATATTACCGATTTTTTCGGAAATATATTAGAAAATATCGAGGCACCACAAAGTGGAATGATCCTATATATGATTGGTACTCCCCCTATTAATAAGAATGACACTATTATGAATATAGGTATTCTACCCTAA
- a CDS encoding RsiV family protein: MKNLIYISFVTIFISCNTITDGSNHKLIEQDGKTSLMSHNLSKEKSNYWVNKNQKALLNDFVSTKSFYKKENSLILDYKYPHLDEEFNPLFNSFNSYIERNYLKTETSIQQVLDNEYLSCDPLFKDAERKRRNLDYKVYTKNNQFLSVLLYKTNYYDHDRHNSFMFKGLNYNIKTGTFITYDDLFEDNSEKFLLFKLNQELQARIAGQDSFNDCWEFTKDTFEVFKNNFVVDANHIKFYFDDCTVCPTYAGNYFLEIPIEELSSILRAENSEMPYYKS; encoded by the coding sequence ATGAAAAATCTAATTTATATTTCCTTCGTTACAATATTTATCTCTTGTAACACTATCACGGATGGTTCGAATCATAAATTGATAGAACAAGATGGTAAAACGAGCTTAATGTCTCATAATTTATCTAAAGAGAAATCAAATTATTGGGTAAATAAAAATCAAAAGGCTTTACTTAACGATTTTGTTAGCACTAAAAGCTTTTACAAAAAGGAAAATTCCTTAATTCTCGATTATAAATATCCTCATTTAGATGAAGAGTTCAACCCTTTGTTTAACAGTTTCAATTCCTACATAGAGAGGAATTATTTAAAGACAGAAACATCAATTCAGCAAGTACTTGATAATGAATATTTATCCTGTGATCCTTTATTCAAAGATGCCGAAAGGAAGAGAAGAAATCTGGATTATAAGGTATATACTAAAAATAATCAGTTCTTAAGTGTTCTATTATACAAAACTAATTATTACGATCACGATCGCCATAATTCTTTTATGTTCAAAGGGCTGAATTATAATATAAAAACAGGGACGTTTATTACATACGATGATTTGTTTGAGGATAATAGTGAGAAATTCTTATTGTTTAAACTAAACCAAGAGTTACAAGCACGTATTGCTGGTCAAGACTCTTTTAATGATTGCTGGGAGTTTACTAAAGATACCTTTGAAGTTTTCAAGAACAATTTTGTTGTCGATGCCAATCATATAAAATTCTATTTTGATGATTGTACTGTATGTCCTACGTATGCAGGAAATTATTTTTTGGAAATACCAATAGAAGAATTATCCTCAATTTTAAGAGCAGAAAATTCTGAGATGCCTTATTATAAATCTTAA
- a CDS encoding YitT family protein: MTQYTSIYKNQMIRGAYEYIQIALGVLLASIGLKAFLLPNGFLDGGVTGIAILLNSLFNINISIVLIVLSIPFLILAYFTISRYMVFKSLVSIISFAVFLHFENFEVVTSDKLLTSIFGGLLLGLGIGITIKNGAVLDGSEILGIYLNRHFGISIGKVTLVFNFILFAITAIIISKETAMYSILAFLVTAKITDLTIEGFENFIGLMIVSKRYDQIREAITTKLGSGMTVFNGVHGYGNQGKTENFEVIHTIINRIEIGKVNKIIDQIDPNAFVIEYDVNHIKGGILRRYLSKKK, encoded by the coding sequence ATGACCCAATATACCTCGATATATAAAAACCAGATGATAAGAGGTGCTTATGAGTACATACAAATTGCTTTGGGAGTATTGTTAGCGAGCATTGGTCTAAAAGCTTTTTTGCTACCCAATGGATTTTTAGATGGTGGTGTCACAGGAATTGCAATTTTATTAAACAGTCTGTTTAATATTAATATATCAATTGTATTAATAGTTCTTAGCATTCCGTTTTTGATTTTGGCGTATTTCACCATCTCTAGATATATGGTTTTTAAATCTTTGGTTAGTATTATCAGTTTTGCAGTTTTTCTGCATTTCGAAAATTTTGAAGTAGTTACTAGTGATAAACTATTGACTTCAATTTTCGGAGGGCTTTTACTAGGCTTAGGGATAGGTATTACCATAAAAAATGGTGCTGTTTTAGATGGATCTGAAATTTTAGGAATATATCTCAATAGGCATTTTGGAATAAGTATTGGAAAAGTAACCTTAGTTTTTAATTTTATACTCTTTGCTATTACGGCAATCATTATTTCTAAGGAAACTGCTATGTATTCTATTCTAGCGTTTTTAGTAACTGCAAAAATAACAGACCTCACAATAGAAGGATTTGAGAATTTTATTGGATTAATGATTGTATCAAAAAGATATGATCAGATTAGAGAAGCAATTACAACCAAATTAGGGTCTGGGATGACTGTGTTTAATGGAGTTCATGGATATGGAAATCAAGGAAAGACTGAAAACTTTGAAGTAATTCACACTATTATAAATCGAATTGAAATTGGCAAAGTAAATAAAATTATTGATCAGATCGATCCTAATGCTTTTGTAATCGAATATGATGTGAATCATATAAAAGGAGGCATTTTAAGAAGGTATCTTTCTAAAAAGAAATAA
- a CDS encoding sodium-dependent bicarbonate transport family permease gives MDLHLLIDNLTNPALLFFFLGIIAVQLKSDLNIPENSSKFISLYLLLSIGFKGGQELSHSTFNAEILWSLLFGIFLAIFIPVYTYFILRRKFSLENAGAIAASYGSVSAVTFVTTISFLEIENIAFSGHMVAVMALMEAPSIMVGLLLVTIFKKNKNEDKIPMKTVVHHALTNGSVLLIIGSLIVGLFASEAQAEGIKPFTTDIFKGFLAVFLLDMGITSGRKLSDFIKKGWFAFLFAIIIPVINGCVVAVVSGLFSSGEGNRLLFAILAASASYIAVPAAMKLALPKANPSLYIPMALAITFPFNITLGMPLYLCIIQVT, from the coding sequence ATGGATTTACACTTACTTATAGATAACCTGACAAACCCTGCGTTACTTTTTTTCTTCCTAGGAATTATCGCAGTTCAACTTAAAAGTGACCTTAATATTCCCGAAAATTCCTCAAAATTTATTTCACTTTACCTTTTACTTTCAATTGGTTTTAAGGGTGGCCAAGAGCTTTCGCATAGTACATTTAATGCAGAAATACTATGGTCATTACTTTTTGGAATATTTCTAGCCATTTTCATTCCTGTGTATACCTATTTTATATTACGAAGAAAATTTAGTCTCGAAAATGCCGGAGCTATTGCAGCATCTTATGGTTCTGTAAGTGCTGTAACCTTTGTAACCACCATATCTTTTTTAGAAATAGAGAATATTGCTTTTAGCGGTCATATGGTAGCAGTAATGGCGTTAATGGAGGCACCTTCCATAATGGTGGGGTTACTCTTAGTCACAATCTTCAAAAAAAATAAGAACGAAGATAAGATTCCTATGAAAACGGTAGTACATCACGCATTAACCAATGGCAGTGTGCTGCTCATAATAGGTAGTTTGATTGTAGGGTTGTTTGCAAGTGAAGCGCAAGCCGAAGGAATCAAACCTTTTACCACAGACATATTCAAAGGATTTTTAGCTGTATTTCTTTTGGATATGGGAATTACTAGTGGTCGTAAACTTTCTGATTTTATTAAAAAGGGATGGTTTGCATTTCTGTTCGCCATTATCATACCTGTCATAAACGGTTGTGTTGTTGCGGTAGTAAGTGGTCTTTTTAGTTCTGGAGAAGGAAATAGATTGTTATTTGCTATACTCGCAGCTAGCGCATCCTATATCGCGGTACCTGCAGCTATGAAATTAGCACTTCCAAAAGCAAACCCTAGTCTTTATATTCCGATGGCTTTGGCAATCACTTTTCCCTTTAATATAACATTGGGAATGCCTCTATATCTGTGTATTATCCAGGTTACATAA
- a CDS encoding DUF3526 domain-containing protein: protein MLYKLFLQQCIRSKEVWISLVLITLLGIVGIVIGNKHLQRQQDAIAEVKTYQEQHFDRQVSLHNDDLGLLLYYAKFAYINTLNPLAGLSIGQSDVHPTVKRITIKTFEAQKYDTDLVNPMNLQSGNLDLSFVIIYLFPLLVIVLTFNAVSEETETGTWRLVAIQSKSKLRFIISKLLVRLILLYTILIFLFFIAKLVLNLSMDVQFFWVFGLSMLYILFWFTVSFFIISFKKSSGFNALLLLSVWLVLIILLPAGINAYVTSKYPMPEALSTAIAQRDGYHVKWDTDKRATIEKFYQHYPQFKKYGYPTDGFNWLWYYAMQQMGDDDSKKQQDAFNKKITLRENKSNQIASIIPNMHLQLAFNQLAGTSMSQQLEYLNATDAFHEKLRLFFYPKIFEGKLANTIDWNQLVPEYYKAKTTLKPTKAIAPLMIASIVMILFSIPMIKRL, encoded by the coding sequence ATGTTATATAAATTATTTTTACAACAATGTATTCGATCCAAAGAAGTATGGATAAGCCTTGTGTTAATAACATTATTGGGTATAGTAGGAATTGTTATTGGCAATAAACATCTACAAAGACAACAAGATGCAATTGCTGAAGTGAAAACGTATCAAGAGCAACATTTCGACCGACAAGTATCACTGCATAATGATGATTTAGGGTTATTGTTGTATTATGCGAAATTCGCTTATATCAATACCTTAAATCCACTAGCTGGATTATCAATTGGTCAGTCAGATGTACATCCAACAGTAAAAAGAATCACAATTAAAACCTTTGAAGCCCAAAAGTATGATACCGATTTGGTAAACCCGATGAACTTACAGTCTGGTAATCTCGACCTTTCTTTTGTGATCATTTATCTCTTTCCATTATTGGTGATTGTATTAACTTTTAATGCGGTTTCCGAAGAAACAGAGACGGGTACCTGGAGGCTGGTAGCTATTCAATCAAAATCTAAACTTAGATTTATCATCTCCAAACTTTTGGTACGACTGATATTATTATACACCATATTGATTTTTCTTTTTTTTATTGCAAAATTAGTCTTGAACTTATCTATGGATGTTCAGTTTTTTTGGGTATTTGGATTGTCTATGCTTTACATACTTTTCTGGTTTACAGTTAGTTTTTTTATCATAAGTTTTAAAAAATCTTCTGGTTTTAATGCATTACTACTTTTATCGGTTTGGTTGGTGTTAATTATTCTTTTACCGGCTGGAATCAATGCGTATGTTACCTCAAAATACCCTATGCCAGAGGCTTTGAGTACTGCAATAGCGCAAAGGGATGGCTATCATGTTAAATGGGATACTGATAAACGAGCTACTATTGAGAAGTTTTATCAGCACTATCCACAATTTAAAAAGTATGGATATCCTACTGATGGATTCAACTGGTTATGGTATTACGCTATGCAGCAGATGGGTGATGATGATTCAAAAAAACAGCAAGACGCTTTTAATAAGAAGATTACATTACGTGAGAACAAAAGCAATCAAATTGCATCTATAATCCCAAATATGCATCTGCAATTAGCTTTTAATCAATTGGCAGGAACGAGTATGAGTCAGCAATTAGAATATCTAAATGCAACCGATGCATTTCATGAAAAGTTAAGGTTGTTTTTCTATCCAAAAATATTCGAAGGTAAGCTTGCTAATACTATAGATTGGAATCAATTGGTACCGGAATATTATAAGGCAAAAACAACTTTGAAACCAACAAAAGCTATTGCACCACTTATGATAGCTTCAATTGTTATGATACTATTTTCGATACCAATGATAAAACGATTATAA